Proteins from a single region of Halorubrum sp. 2020YC2:
- the kdgK1 gene encoding bifunctional 2-dehydro-3-deoxygluconokinase/2-dehydro-3-deoxygalactonokinase, whose product MTDLVTFGETMLRLSPPRGERLETTRDLTVQAGGAESNVAVGAARLGADARWLSKLPDSPLGRRVATELRSHGVRPGVAWADPETSRVGTYYLEHGGEPRGTNVIYDRADAAITTVEPDELPTDAVAAADWFHTTGITPALSDAAADTTTALLRTAGDAGTTRSFDLNYRSKLWDPETARAAYEGVFEHVDTLLVPRRDAREVLDREGNAVEIAHGLATEFGFDTVVVTRGLEGAVALHDGSVYEQDVYEAETFDAIGTGDAFVAGFIAERLRGGDLPAALRWGSATAALKRTTDGDLAVTTREEVRSVIEGEGGIDR is encoded by the coding sequence ATGACCGACCTCGTCACGTTCGGCGAGACGATGCTCCGCCTGTCGCCGCCGCGCGGCGAGCGGCTGGAGACGACGCGCGACCTGACCGTTCAGGCCGGCGGCGCGGAGAGCAACGTCGCCGTCGGGGCCGCGCGGCTCGGCGCCGACGCCCGCTGGCTCTCGAAGCTCCCGGACTCGCCGCTCGGCCGACGGGTCGCGACCGAACTGCGGAGCCACGGCGTCCGGCCGGGCGTCGCGTGGGCGGACCCGGAGACGAGCCGAGTGGGGACCTACTACCTCGAACACGGCGGCGAGCCGCGGGGGACGAACGTGATCTACGACCGCGCCGACGCGGCGATCACGACGGTCGAGCCGGACGAGCTACCGACCGACGCGGTCGCGGCGGCGGACTGGTTCCACACGACGGGGATCACGCCCGCCCTCTCTGACGCCGCCGCGGACACGACGACGGCCCTGCTGCGGACCGCGGGCGACGCGGGGACCACCCGCTCGTTCGACCTGAACTACCGGTCGAAGCTCTGGGACCCGGAGACGGCGCGGGCGGCCTACGAAGGGGTGTTCGAGCACGTCGACACGCTGTTGGTCCCCCGGCGCGACGCGCGCGAGGTGCTCGACCGCGAGGGCAACGCCGTCGAGATCGCGCACGGGCTGGCCACGGAGTTCGGGTTCGACACGGTGGTCGTCACCCGCGGGCTGGAGGGGGCGGTCGCGCTCCACGACGGCTCGGTGTACGAGCAGGACGTCTACGAGGCGGAGACGTTCGACGCGATCGGGACCGGCGACGCGTTCGTCGCCGGGTTCATCGCGGAGCGGCTGCGCGGCGGCGACCTCCCGGCGGCCCTCCGGTGGGGATCCGCGACCGCGGCGCTGAAGCGCACGACCGACGGCGACCTCGCGGTGACGACCCGCGAGGAGGTCCGGAGCGTCATCGAGGGCGAGGGCGGGATCGACCGGTGA
- a CDS encoding SDR family oxidoreductase yields MTRRRESPSEGAVPGRFAGETAIVTGSTRGIGAGIAERLAAEGANVVVSGRSEEAGRAVVERIAAESAEGDATFVRADMRDPDDVAALAEAAAERYGSVDVLVNNAGVQTETAADEATLDDWAFVVETDFRAYWLAARAALEHMDRGAIVNVSSNHAYATMPAHFPYNAVKAGINGMTRSLAVDFGPKVRVNTVVPGWVEIERTRDELPEGRLEEVESIHPTGRIGTPADVAGAVSFLASGDAAFVTGAALLVDGGRGAVIQDDTLPDYRARERSE; encoded by the coding sequence ATGACCCGCCGACGCGAGTCGCCGTCCGAGGGCGCGGTCCCCGGTCGGTTCGCCGGCGAGACGGCGATCGTCACGGGGTCGACGCGGGGGATCGGCGCCGGCATCGCGGAGCGGCTCGCCGCCGAGGGGGCGAACGTCGTGGTCAGCGGCCGCTCGGAGGAGGCGGGGAGGGCCGTCGTTGAGCGGATCGCGGCGGAGAGTGCGGAAGGAGACGCGACGTTCGTCCGCGCCGACATGCGCGACCCGGACGACGTGGCCGCGCTGGCCGAGGCCGCCGCCGAGCGCTACGGGTCGGTCGACGTGCTCGTGAATAACGCCGGCGTCCAGACGGAGACGGCCGCCGACGAGGCGACGCTCGACGACTGGGCGTTCGTCGTCGAGACGGACTTCCGGGCGTACTGGCTCGCCGCGCGGGCCGCCCTCGAACACATGGACCGCGGGGCGATCGTGAACGTCTCGTCGAACCACGCGTACGCGACGATGCCGGCGCACTTCCCGTACAACGCGGTGAAGGCGGGGATAAACGGCATGACGCGGTCGCTCGCCGTCGACTTCGGACCGAAGGTGCGGGTGAACACGGTCGTCCCCGGCTGGGTGGAGATCGAGCGGACCCGCGATGAGCTTCCCGAGGGCCGGCTCGAAGAGGTCGAGTCGATCCACCCGACCGGTCGTATCGGGACGCCCGCCGACGTCGCCGGCGCGGTCTCCTTCCTCGCGAGCGGGGACGCCGCCTTCGTCACCGGGGCCGCGCTGCTCGTCGACGGCGGCCGCGGCGCGGTGATACAAGACGACACCCTCCCGGACTACCGGGCGCGGGAGCGCTCGGAGTAG
- the dgoD gene encoding galactonate dehydratase, translating to MRVTDYELFEVPPRWLFLKLTTSDGTVGWGEPIVEGRSHTVVAAVEELLDSYLLGEDPTRIEDHWQAMYRGGFYRGGPVLMSAIAGIDQALWDIKGRDLGAPVHELLGGRARDRIRVYQWIGGDRPADVGEAASEKVDAGFSALKMNATAELESIDTPASVAAAADRIAAVREAVGDEVDVGVDFHGRVSKPMVRRLAAALEPYDPMFIEEPVLPENNDALPAIRASTTIPIATGERMYSRWDFKQVLEADAVDLIQPDVSHAGGITELKKIASMAEAYDVSVAPHCPLGPIALASCIQVDACTPNALIQEQSLDIHYNETSDVLDYLADPSVFEYRDGFVDVPDGDGLGIEIDEDHVREQAEEEVDWHNPVWRHDDGSVAEW from the coding sequence ATGCGCGTCACCGACTACGAGCTGTTCGAGGTCCCGCCCCGCTGGCTGTTCTTGAAGCTGACGACGAGTGACGGCACCGTCGGCTGGGGGGAGCCGATCGTGGAGGGGCGCTCCCACACGGTCGTCGCGGCCGTCGAGGAACTGCTCGACAGCTACCTGCTGGGCGAGGACCCGACGCGGATCGAAGACCACTGGCAGGCGATGTACCGCGGCGGCTTCTACCGCGGCGGTCCCGTGCTGATGAGCGCCATCGCCGGCATCGACCAGGCGCTGTGGGACATCAAGGGGAGAGATCTCGGCGCGCCCGTCCACGAGCTGCTCGGCGGCCGCGCGCGGGACCGGATCCGCGTCTACCAGTGGATCGGCGGGGACCGGCCGGCAGACGTCGGCGAGGCCGCGAGCGAGAAGGTCGACGCGGGCTTCTCGGCGCTGAAGATGAACGCCACCGCGGAGCTGGAGTCGATCGACACGCCGGCCTCCGTGGCCGCCGCGGCCGACCGGATCGCGGCCGTCCGAGAGGCGGTGGGCGACGAGGTCGACGTCGGGGTCGACTTCCACGGGCGCGTGTCGAAGCCGATGGTCCGGCGGCTCGCGGCGGCGCTGGAGCCGTACGACCCGATGTTCATCGAGGAGCCGGTGTTGCCCGAGAACAACGACGCGCTCCCGGCGATCCGGGCGTCGACGACCATCCCGATCGCGACCGGCGAGCGGATGTACTCGCGGTGGGACTTCAAGCAGGTGCTGGAGGCGGACGCGGTGGACCTGATCCAACCGGACGTCTCGCACGCGGGCGGGATCACCGAGCTAAAGAAGATCGCGTCGATGGCCGAGGCGTACGACGTGTCGGTCGCGCCCCACTGCCCGCTCGGGCCGATCGCGCTCGCGTCCTGTATTCAGGTCGACGCCTGCACGCCGAACGCGCTCATTCAGGAGCAGTCGCTCGACATCCACTACAACGAGACGAGCGACGTGTTAGACTACCTCGCGGACCCGTCCGTGTTCGAGTACCGCGACGGGTTCGTGGACGTCCCCGACGGCGACGGGCTGGGGATCGAGATAGACGAGGACCACGTGCGCGAGCAGGCCGAGGAGGAGGTCGACTGGCACAACCCGGTCTGGCGGCACGACGACGGCTCCGTCGCGGAGTGGTGA
- a CDS encoding bifunctional 4-hydroxy-2-oxoglutarate aldolase/2-dehydro-3-deoxy-phosphogluconate aldolase, whose product MRTDRLDRVTAGGVIAILRGVERDDAVRVADAVVDAGVTALEVTADTPDAMSSIEAIADRVDEALVGAGTVLDSETARAAQLAGAEFLVTPTVNRDVIRTANRYGTPTAVGAYTPTEALSAFEAGADLVKVFPAKTGGPDHVAAIGGPLPQIPLVPTGGVDASNAGEYVRAGAAAVGVGSGIVDGEAIADGEFDAIESNARAVVEAVSAARR is encoded by the coding sequence ATGCGAACCGACAGACTCGACCGGGTCACGGCGGGCGGCGTGATCGCGATCCTCCGCGGCGTCGAGCGTGACGACGCCGTACGGGTCGCGGACGCCGTCGTCGACGCCGGCGTGACGGCGCTGGAGGTGACGGCGGACACCCCGGACGCGATGTCCTCCATCGAGGCGATAGCGGACCGCGTCGACGAGGCGCTGGTCGGCGCCGGGACCGTGCTCGACTCGGAGACGGCGCGCGCGGCGCAACTCGCGGGCGCGGAGTTCCTCGTGACGCCGACCGTGAACCGCGACGTGATCCGGACGGCGAACCGCTACGGGACCCCGACCGCGGTCGGCGCGTACACGCCGACAGAGGCGCTCTCGGCCTTCGAGGCCGGCGCCGACCTCGTGAAGGTGTTCCCCGCGAAGACCGGCGGCCCGGACCACGTCGCGGCCATCGGCGGCCCGCTCCCGCAGATCCCGCTGGTCCCGACCGGGGGCGTCGACGCGTCGAACGCGGGCGAGTACGTCCGGGCGGGCGCGGCCGCGGTGGGCGTCGGGAGCGGCATCGTCGACGGCGAAGCGATAGCCGACGGGGAGTTCGACGCGATCGAGTCGAACGCGCGAGCGGTCGTCGAGGCCGTCTCCGCGGCCCGACGCTGA
- a CDS encoding serine/threonine-protein kinase RIO2 — MVRNVAGDMAELDPEDFYLLSGVEQGMRFSEWVRRDKLPDYADLTREEVDYRIDRCLDRELIERKTIQYEGYQLTFEGYDALALRTFAERETIDGVGSPLGLGKEGDVYEAQSFRPLALKYHREGYTNFREVNRDREYTADRDHVSWLYTARKAAEREYEAMEELYPDVSVPRPVDHNRHAIVMEKFAGVELSRAQLDPEQAVGVLDLICRELATAHEMGWVHADASEHNVAVAESGVTIFDWPQAVSVDHENAREFLERDVENLLRYFARKYPHEVPRDADTDGIAAAIADGTFETVRTFGGG, encoded by the coding sequence ATGGTGCGAAACGTCGCCGGCGACATGGCGGAACTCGACCCCGAGGACTTCTATCTCCTCTCGGGCGTCGAGCAGGGGATGCGCTTCTCGGAGTGGGTCCGCCGCGACAAGCTCCCGGACTACGCCGACCTGACGCGTGAGGAGGTCGACTACCGAATCGACCGGTGTCTCGACCGGGAGCTGATCGAGCGGAAGACGATCCAGTACGAGGGGTACCAGCTCACCTTCGAGGGGTACGACGCCTTGGCGCTCCGGACGTTCGCGGAGCGCGAGACGATAGACGGCGTCGGGTCGCCGCTCGGGCTCGGCAAGGAGGGCGACGTGTACGAGGCGCAGTCGTTCCGCCCGCTCGCCTTAAAGTACCACCGCGAGGGGTACACCAACTTCCGCGAGGTGAACCGCGACCGCGAGTACACCGCCGACCGCGACCACGTCTCGTGGCTGTACACCGCGCGCAAGGCCGCCGAACGCGAGTACGAGGCGATGGAAGAGCTGTACCCCGACGTGAGCGTGCCGCGACCGGTCGATCACAACCGGCACGCCATCGTGATGGAGAAGTTCGCGGGCGTCGAGCTGTCGCGCGCGCAGCTCGACCCCGAGCAGGCGGTCGGCGTCCTCGACCTGATCTGCCGCGAGCTCGCGACCGCCCACGAGATGGGTTGGGTCCACGCCGACGCCTCAGAGCACAACGTCGCGGTCGCGGAAAGCGGGGTCACCATCTTCGACTGGCCGCAGGCGGTCTCGGTCGACCACGAGAACGCCCGGGAGTTCCTCGAACGCGACGTCGAGAACCTCCTGCGGTACTTCGCCCGGAAGTACCCCCACGAGGTGCCCCGAGACGCCGACACCGACGGAATCGCCGCCGCCATCGCTGACGGCACGTTCGAGACCGTTCGGACGTTCGGCGGCGGATAA
- a CDS encoding TrmB family transcriptional regulator sugar-binding domain-containing protein has protein sequence MDDRTLTDLLRRFGLSDKEVDTYLSLLEHGEAKASTVADAAGVSKRYVYSVSESLEGRGFVEVNDHVVPTTIRANPPDEVIDRLRSDVDAMRPGLAERYSRVERQAEQFEVIKSRVTVLKRIRSLLADAESEVTLSLTAEQVPEVADALADAVDRGVLVLLVVSDADADLDADDPALSGVANVVRSWGEAMPTLLTVDSAAGVVAPPELLRRSTTDRQAIAFAQEQLAPVIVGSFLGNYWPAATEVLVADSAPLPAEYRNFRHTVLQATLRLRAGDPPRVTVGGRWTDDDEPAEVVGRVVETRQGMVEPTNNEFPVEHSLVVETDDGEVTVGGQGAFVEDVEADLVRIESDAE, from the coding sequence ATGGACGACCGGACGCTGACCGACCTCCTCCGGCGGTTCGGACTCTCCGACAAGGAGGTCGACACCTATCTCAGTCTGCTCGAACACGGCGAGGCGAAGGCGAGCACCGTCGCCGACGCGGCCGGGGTCTCGAAGCGGTACGTCTACAGCGTGAGCGAGTCGCTCGAAGGGCGCGGCTTCGTCGAGGTGAACGACCACGTCGTGCCGACGACGATCCGCGCGAACCCGCCTGACGAGGTGATAGACCGCCTCCGGTCCGACGTCGACGCGATGCGGCCCGGGCTAGCGGAGCGGTACTCCCGGGTGGAGCGGCAGGCCGAGCAGTTCGAGGTGATCAAATCGCGGGTCACCGTCCTCAAGCGGATCCGCTCGCTGCTCGCGGACGCCGAGTCCGAGGTGACGCTGTCGCTCACGGCCGAACAGGTCCCGGAGGTCGCGGACGCGCTCGCGGACGCGGTCGACCGCGGCGTGCTCGTCCTGCTCGTCGTCTCCGACGCGGACGCGGACCTCGACGCGGACGACCCCGCGCTGTCGGGGGTCGCGAACGTCGTCAGGAGCTGGGGCGAGGCGATGCCGACGCTGCTCACCGTCGACTCCGCGGCCGGCGTCGTCGCCCCGCCGGAGCTCCTCCGCCGGTCGACCACCGACCGGCAGGCCATCGCCTTCGCGCAGGAGCAGCTCGCGCCGGTGATCGTCGGCTCGTTCCTCGGGAACTACTGGCCCGCGGCGACGGAGGTCCTCGTGGCGGACTCCGCGCCGCTCCCGGCGGAGTACAGGAACTTCAGACACACCGTCCTCCAGGCGACCCTGCGGCTCCGCGCCGGCGACCCGCCGCGCGTGACCGTCGGCGGCCGGTGGACCGACGACGACGAGCCGGCCGAGGTGGTCGGGCGCGTCGTCGAGACGAGACAGGGGATGGTGGAGCCGACGAACAACGAGTTCCCGGTCGAGCACTCGCTCGTCGTCGAGACCGACGACGGCGAGGTCACCGTCGGCGGGCAGGGCGCGTTCGTCGAGGACGTCGAGGCGGACCTCGTCCGGATCGAGTCGGACGCGGAGTAG
- a CDS encoding alpha-amylase family glycosyl hydrolase has translation MYEPGPPRATSVGESVELAPRSPDPDGTYRWTVRDAPADSALSAGDGPDPDATGPPSSATTVGSEGSASDATAPDGSTAALRAGETNRDDDPVVHLAPDAPGTYVLALDAPDGGHRQRVRAFPDERREAAIRVPAADLPADDPDRVSLLWPRNENRLALDRAERDGDDWVASVRVPPGKHGFGLVPDGDRSSAHHGVCEVPGPGRPRLSLDAAVVETDAPEAGDRLRLTAAVEAAPTVDDVERGGDPDALDAAFLVDDRDADPETVAAIESRADGGTLSVPLDDLPNSVRIHAVPHGERYGAAETVRIETGGGDAAAGEAAGDRGGPVAVSDPNPTPDWAASPTIYEVFVRSFAGDTLPTTFQEIERRVEYLESLGVDALWLTPVLASPTDHGYHVTDYYATAADLGSREAFASLVDACHDAGIRVVFDLVINHTSRDHPAFQLHSAGVDAYADHYRRTDAAADVTGIDWAEVDGSAAPDYYFEWGRIPNLNYDSPAVRAWLLDVVDEWAGVVDGFRADVAWGVPHGFWKEVADRVPDDTLLLDETLPHDPFYGEGEFHRHYDTSLYETLRAVGAGEAPADAVETALARGEWLGFDDPGAQMRYVENHDEDRYLAEHGREALRAAAAVTFTLPGAPMIYAGQERGNETYRGPIRWHDGDNELTAFHRELAALREAEPLLRDGDVRFDGRASEVRVVEGDAERVVAYERTASEGREAGSGDAGPDDSVLVVVNFAEAPAIVAVPDGVETDLFGGDEGGIGASGANDDDDASDGEIRIEVDALAVLR, from the coding sequence GTGTACGAACCCGGCCCCCCGAGAGCGACGAGCGTCGGTGAGTCCGTGGAGTTAGCGCCGCGGTCTCCGGACCCCGACGGGACGTACCGGTGGACCGTCCGCGACGCGCCGGCGGACAGCGCGCTGTCGGCCGGAGACGGCCCGGACCCGGACGCGACCGGCCCGCCGAGTTCGGCGACGACGGTCGGCTCGGAGGGGTCGGCGTCGGACGCGACCGCTCCCGACGGGTCGACCGCGGCGTTGCGCGCGGGCGAGACGAACCGCGACGACGACCCGGTCGTCCACCTCGCCCCCGACGCGCCCGGGACCTACGTCCTCGCGCTCGACGCCCCCGACGGCGGCCACCGCCAGCGCGTGCGCGCCTTCCCCGACGAGCGCCGCGAGGCGGCGATCCGCGTGCCGGCCGCCGACCTCCCGGCCGACGACCCCGACCGCGTCTCCCTCCTGTGGCCGCGGAACGAGAACCGCCTCGCGCTCGACCGGGCCGAGCGCGACGGCGACGACTGGGTCGCCTCGGTGCGCGTGCCGCCCGGGAAACACGGCTTCGGCCTCGTCCCCGACGGCGACCGGTCGTCGGCGCACCACGGGGTCTGCGAGGTGCCCGGTCCGGGCCGCCCGCGGCTCTCGCTCGACGCGGCGGTCGTCGAGACCGACGCCCCCGAGGCGGGCGACCGCCTCCGCCTGACCGCCGCGGTCGAGGCCGCGCCCACCGTCGACGACGTGGAGCGCGGGGGCGACCCGGACGCGCTCGACGCGGCGTTCCTCGTCGACGACCGCGACGCCGACCCCGAGACGGTCGCGGCGATCGAGTCGCGAGCGGACGGCGGGACCCTCTCGGTCCCGCTCGACGACCTCCCCAACTCCGTCCGGATCCACGCGGTCCCGCACGGCGAGCGGTACGGGGCCGCGGAGACGGTGCGGATCGAGACGGGCGGGGGCGACGCGGCCGCCGGGGAGGCGGCCGGCGACCGCGGCGGACCGGTCGCGGTGAGCGACCCGAACCCGACGCCCGACTGGGCCGCGTCCCCGACGATCTACGAGGTCTTCGTGCGGTCGTTCGCGGGCGACACGCTGCCGACGACCTTTCAGGAAATCGAGCGCCGGGTCGAGTACCTGGAGTCCCTCGGGGTCGACGCGCTCTGGCTCACTCCCGTCCTCGCCTCGCCGACGGACCACGGCTACCACGTCACCGACTACTACGCCACCGCCGCCGACCTCGGCTCCCGGGAAGCGTTCGCGTCGCTCGTCGACGCCTGCCACGACGCGGGCATCCGGGTCGTCTTCGATCTGGTGATCAACCACACCTCCCGCGACCACCCCGCCTTCCAACTCCACTCCGCCGGGGTCGACGCGTACGCCGACCACTACCGCCGGACCGACGCGGCCGCCGACGTGACCGGGATCGACTGGGCGGAGGTCGACGGCAGCGCGGCGCCGGACTACTACTTCGAGTGGGGCCGCATTCCGAACCTCAACTACGACAGCCCGGCGGTCCGCGCGTGGCTCCTCGACGTGGTCGACGAGTGGGCGGGCGTCGTCGACGGATTCCGCGCCGACGTGGCGTGGGGCGTCCCGCACGGCTTCTGGAAGGAGGTCGCGGACCGCGTCCCCGACGACACGCTCCTCCTCGACGAGACGCTCCCGCACGACCCGTTCTACGGCGAGGGGGAGTTCCACCGCCACTACGACACCTCGCTGTACGAGACGCTCCGGGCGGTCGGCGCGGGCGAGGCGCCGGCCGACGCGGTCGAGACGGCGCTCGCGCGCGGCGAGTGGCTCGGCTTCGACGACCCGGGCGCGCAGATGCGCTACGTCGAGAACCACGACGAGGACCGGTACCTCGCGGAACACGGCCGCGAGGCCCTGCGCGCGGCCGCCGCCGTGACGTTCACGCTGCCGGGGGCGCCGATGATCTACGCCGGACAGGAGCGCGGCAACGAGACGTACCGGGGGCCGATCCGGTGGCACGACGGCGACAACGAACTCACCGCGTTCCACCGCGAACTGGCCGCGCTGCGCGAGGCCGAACCGCTCCTCCGCGACGGAGATGTGCGGTTCGACGGCCGAGCGAGCGAGGTGCGCGTCGTCGAGGGCGACGCCGAGCGCGTGGTCGCCTACGAGCGGACGGCCTCGGAGGGACGGGAGGCGGGGAGCGGGGACGCCGGGCCCGACGACTCGGTCCTCGTCGTCGTCAACTTCGCCGAGGCGCCGGCGATCGTCGCCGTGCCCGACGGTGTCGAGACCGATCTGTTCGGCGGCGACGAAGGGGGAATCGGAGCGAGCGGCGCGAACGACGATGACGACGCGAGCGACGGCGAGATCAGAATCGAGGTCGACGCGCTCGCGGTCCTCCGCTGA
- a CDS encoding glucan 1,4-alpha-glucosidase, translating to MQLRDALDDYKRHAGDGTRFPGERRTVSGRFSGGDGRLVHVGDDGELRDFGYPLTGQTGLVRSRIGLAVGDEVAWLDEAETTQRYVGDTAMVETVHETPRATVTRRDVTLGNAHLTRAEVEFDEDASADGDADGPAVDPADASLVVYARFAPDGRDDRVGQLRYDDAVEVYHADEHDFLASATGFADLRGQLPATFPELLDDDPTDLPRDRDGDRYEEERLSGEVIADVPFSDGAATVATLLTDRTETDREAARERLDALFADLDSADALADAAADALPSVPESAPARESVVADLRVLSLLSAPSGLRIAGPDFDPYYEHSGGYGYTWFRDDAEISGFLLGAADALGVDLGDRHARSVRMYVATQRPDGSWPHRVWPRDGALAPGWANARIEDGPDVDYQADQTGSVVAYLAQARAAGVAGPRPAAGGTSSRNVDVDSLDATLVAALAGLDRTLEPDGRPVVCQNAWEDSAGRFTHTAATFLEAYSELGRHGEGLAADALENPDAVPGADSLPEDLAAHARDRAREVYDALDDLWVPERGCYAVCETLDGGIDDRLDSATLALAAAHRSFDALGVADGEGSGAAGAVDDERLDRLVSHVETVVDGLHHETDDITGLIRYEGDGWRRAGQVSEKVWTVSTAWGANACAELAALLAAHDDSRAAEMTARARDLLAHVSPGGTLCEPTTYLPEQFFDDGTPDSATPLGWPHAIRLATVALLDEELPQFADRAPADDD from the coding sequence ATGCAACTCCGCGACGCGCTCGACGACTACAAGCGCCACGCCGGCGACGGGACGCGCTTCCCCGGCGAGCGGCGCACCGTCTCCGGCCGCTTCTCGGGCGGCGACGGCCGGCTCGTCCACGTCGGCGACGACGGCGAACTCCGCGATTTCGGCTACCCGCTCACCGGGCAAACGGGTCTCGTTCGGTCCCGGATCGGGCTCGCCGTCGGCGACGAAGTCGCCTGGCTCGACGAGGCCGAGACGACCCAGCGGTACGTCGGCGACACCGCGATGGTCGAGACGGTCCACGAGACGCCGCGCGCGACGGTGACTCGCCGCGACGTGACGCTGGGCAATGCGCATCTCACCCGGGCGGAGGTCGAGTTCGACGAGGACGCGTCGGCCGACGGGGACGCCGACGGGCCGGCCGTCGACCCCGCGGACGCCTCGCTCGTCGTCTACGCCCGCTTCGCGCCCGACGGCCGCGACGACCGGGTGGGACAGCTCCGGTACGACGACGCCGTCGAGGTGTACCACGCCGACGAGCACGACTTCCTCGCGAGCGCGACCGGCTTCGCGGACCTCCGCGGTCAGCTCCCGGCGACGTTCCCCGAACTGCTCGACGACGACCCCACCGACCTCCCGCGCGACCGCGACGGCGACCGGTACGAGGAGGAGCGCCTCTCGGGGGAGGTGATAGCCGACGTGCCCTTCTCCGACGGGGCGGCGACGGTCGCCACCCTCCTCACGGACCGGACGGAGACCGACCGCGAGGCGGCCCGCGAGCGCCTCGACGCGCTCTTTGCCGACCTCGACAGCGCCGACGCCCTCGCGGACGCGGCCGCGGACGCGCTCCCGTCGGTGCCCGAGTCGGCGCCCGCCCGCGAGTCGGTCGTCGCGGACCTGCGCGTCCTCTCACTGCTCTCCGCGCCGTCCGGGCTCCGGATCGCGGGGCCGGACTTCGACCCCTACTACGAGCACTCCGGCGGCTACGGCTACACCTGGTTCCGCGACGACGCGGAGATATCCGGGTTCCTGCTCGGCGCGGCCGACGCGCTCGGCGTCGACCTCGGCGACCGGCACGCCCGGTCGGTCCGGATGTACGTCGCCACGCAGCGCCCCGACGGCTCGTGGCCCCACCGGGTGTGGCCCCGCGACGGCGCGCTCGCGCCGGGGTGGGCGAACGCCCGCATCGAGGACGGGCCGGACGTCGACTATCAGGCCGACCAGACCGGTAGCGTCGTCGCGTACCTCGCGCAGGCCCGGGCGGCCGGCGTCGCCGGACCCCGTCCGGCTGCCGGCGGGACGTCGTCCCGTAATGTCGACGTCGACAGCCTCGACGCCACGCTGGTCGCCGCGCTCGCGGGGCTCGACCGGACGCTCGAACCCGACGGCCGCCCCGTCGTCTGTCAGAACGCGTGGGAGGACTCCGCCGGCCGGTTCACGCACACCGCCGCGACGTTTCTGGAGGCGTACAGCGAACTCGGCCGCCACGGCGAGGGGCTCGCCGCCGACGCGCTTGAGAACCCCGACGCCGTGCCCGGCGCCGACTCGCTCCCCGAGGACCTCGCCGCGCACGCCCGCGACCGGGCCCGCGAGGTGTACGACGCGCTCGACGACCTCTGGGTGCCCGAGCGCGGCTGCTACGCCGTCTGCGAGACGCTCGACGGCGGTATCGACGACCGGCTCGACTCCGCCACGCTGGCGCTCGCGGCCGCGCACCGATCGTTCGACGCGCTCGGCGTAGCGGACGGCGAGGGGAGCGGGGCCGCCGGCGCGGTCGACGACGAGCGCCTTGACCGGCTGGTCTCGCACGTCGAGACGGTCGTCGACGGGCTCCACCACGAGACCGACGACATCACCGGGCTGATCCGCTACGAGGGCGACGGCTGGCGGCGGGCGGGACAGGTGTCCGAGAAGGTGTGGACGGTCTCGACCGCGTGGGGCGCGAACGCCTGCGCGGAGCTCGCCGCGCTGCTCGCGGCGCACGACGACTCGCGCGCGGCCGAGATGACGGCCCGCGCCCGCGACCTGCTCGCGCACGTCTCGCCCGGCGGCACGCTCTGCGAGCCGACGACGTACCTCCCCGAGCAGTTCTTCGACGACGGGACGCCCGACAGCGCGACCCCGCTCGGCTGGCCGCACGCCATCCGGCTGGCGACCGTCGCCCTCCTCGATGAGGAACTGCCGCAGTTCGCGGACCGCGCCCCCGCGGACGACGACTGA